Within Halobacterium jilantaiense, the genomic segment ACGAGGCGCTGGATGCCGTCCGCGTCGGCCCCGAGTACGGTGAAAAACTCCGCGTGCGCACCGTTCTGGCGCGGAATCATCTTCGCGAGGTCGAACGTACAGGAGGCCTCGGCGGACCCGCGGACGAACGGGTGCGTCGGGCTCTCCGTGCGGAACTCGACTTCGACGACCGTGTCCGCGTCACCGGGATGCGCCGTCCTGCTCATTGTTCTTCGACCGGGAGTTGCGCCGGTCCGCCGATTAGCCTTGTGGCCGTTTACCACAGTACTGGCGGGAGTGCTGTCTCCGGCGGTCGGAGGCAGCAGTCGTCGACGCCGCTAGACCAGTCACTCCCCGGGATTCCGGCGGGCGTAGAGCACGATGGGTTCCATCGTGAGCTTCGGGTCGCCGTCCTCGTTCGCGGTCGTGACGCGCGTCCGTACGGTGCCGCGGTCGGGCTTGCTCTCCGAGGGCGTCTTCCCCAACACGTCGACGGTGACCGACAGCGTCTCACCGGGGAGCGTGGGGTTCGGCCACCGGAGTTCGTCGACGCCGACAGCGCCGTAGCTCGCGGCGTCGGAGAAGTGGTGGTCGACGAGCATGCGCATCGTCATCGCCGTCGTGTGCCAGCCGGAGGCCGCGAGCCCGCCGAACAGCGACTCCTCGCGGGCGCGTTCGGGGTCGGTGTGGAACCACTGGGGGTCGTACTGTTCGGCGAACGCGAGAATCTCCTCGTCGGTCACGTCGTAGCTGCCGAACGAGCGCTGCTCGCCGACGGACATGTCCTCGAAGTAGTCGGTCACACGACCGGGGTTCGGCGGCGGTCGCGTTAGCTGTTGTGCCAGCGGCGGCGCGGTCCGGTGGTGCTAGCGGCTGACCTCGTCGGCGGTGTCGCGGACGACGGTGCCGACGTAGTCGTGTTTGACGAGCGCGAACCCGGCGAAGATGACGGCGAACCCAACGAGTGCGCGGGGGGCGACGACGTCGCCGAGCAGCAGCCACGCGGCGGCCGCGGCACCGACCGGTTCGAGGTAGGAGACGAGGTTGATTTCGGTCGCACCGACGCGGTCCAGCAGGACGAAGTACAGCAGGAAGCCGCCGGCCCCGGCGACCAGCGTGAGGTACGCGAGGCTGGCGAGCGCGGTGGGCGTCCAGTGGACCGCACCGAGGCTCTCGCCGCGAGCGCTAGCGCCGACCCAGAGGACGAGCGAGCCGACAAGCATCCCCCACGCCTCCAGTGTCTCGATCGGGAGGCCGCCGCCGGGGAGCTGGCTCGTGAGGACGCCACCGAACGCGAAGCTCGCCGCGGCGAGGAAGACCAGCAGGAGTCCGCCGAGGTGGACGCCGTTCGCACCGCTCGGGTCGGCGACGACGACGACGCCCGCGAGGCCGGCGAGCAGTCCGGCCGCTTGCGTGCCGTCGATGCTCGCGCCCTCGGAGAGTTTGGCCGCGAACCCGGCGGTCAGAACCGGTGCGAGGCTGATGACGATGGCTGCGATTGCGCCGGAGACGTGGCGCTCGCCGAGGTAGAGCGCGCCGTGGTAGATGGCGATGACGAAGACGCCGACGACGCTGACGGCGAACCACTCGCGACGGCCGCGGGGCCGCCAGCGATCGGTGGTGTGGGCGGCGTACGCGAGGACGATTGCGCCGGCGATGGAGTACCGGATGGCTGCGAACGACAGCGCCGGAATCTCGTGGAGGCCGACTTCGATAGCGACGAACGAGGTGCCCCAGATGGCCGCCAGCAGCACGAACAGCACGGCGGTAGGAGAGGTACCCAAGGAGGGTCGGTGAAAGCTCATGAAAACTCCAAACAGGCTGTAGTACTTTAGACTTATCTTCAAGAGTCGTGTCCGTATCGATTTTTCACATCAATACTGCTGCCTCGGTTGGGGGTGAGTCTCACTCCCACAGGCTTTTGTCCGCGCTCACCGACCGAACGCACGATGGACGAACGCGACGTCACACTCCTGAAGGCCATCGCCGACCTCGGCACCGGCAGCCCGGAGGCGCTCCACGAGGAGACGGACATCCCCGTCTCAACCATCCACTACCGGCTGAACAACCTCCGCGAGGACGGCGTGCTCACGAACGACCTCTACGACGTCGACCTCGACGCCGTCGGCCTCGACGTCACCGTCGTCCTCGAAGTGCTCACGAGCTACGACGGCAGCTACGAGGACGTCGCCGACGAAATCAGCACGATCGAGGGCGTCACCCAGACGTTCTTCACGATGGGTGAGACGGACTTCGTCGTCGTCGCTCGGCTCCCGGACTCCGACGAGGTCGAACGCCTCATCTCCGACTTCGAGGCCCTCGACCCCGTCGACCGGACGAACTCCACGTTCGTCATCGACCGCCAGAAGGACTCCCAGCGCGCCCTCGAGAGCTACAGCCTCGACAGCCTCCTCGAGGCGCTCGTCGACGAGTAAGCTACGCCCGCTGCTGAATCTCCTCGCGCAGCACCTCGCTGACGAGGTCGCCGTCCGCTTTCCCGCGCAGCGCGCCCATGCACTCGCCCATCAGTGCCGAGAACGCGCCCATGCCCTCGGCCTCGACCTGGTCGCTGTTCCGCTCGACGACCTCGACGACGGCCTCGCGGACCTCGTCCTCGGCGGCCGAGCCGAGCCCGAGTTCCTCCGCGAGTTCGGCGGGGTCGCTGTCCGGGTTCTCCGCAAGCCCACCGAGGAGCTCGGGGACGCCCTCCTGGGCCAGGTCGCCCTCGGTGACGAGCCCCAGCACACCCCGGAAGTGGTCGTCCGTCAGCTGGTTGACGGGCACGTCGTCCCGGCGGAGTTCCGTGACCGTCGACTCAAGCGTCTGCGCGGCGAGCGTCGCGTCGACGCCCGCTCCGACCTGCTCCTCGAACAGCGGCCACCGCCGGCCGTACGCCACCTGCTCGGCGAGCCCGGCGTCCAGCCCGAACTCGTCCTGGTAGCGCTCGACTTTCTCCGTGAGCAGTTCCGGCGTCGCCACGTCCGAGGGGTCCGGGTCGACGGGCGGCACGTCGGTCTCGGGGTACATCCGCGCCGCGCCCGGCAGCGGGCGCAGGTACCGCGAGGTGCCGTCGTCGTTCGCGCCCCGGGTCTCCTCCGGCACGCCCGCCATCGCCGTCTCTGCACGCTCTGCGACCGCCTCGATGGACTGCGCCGCGGTCTCCGGGTCGTCGGCGACGATGGCGACGGCGTCAGTCTCGCCCGCACCGACGGCCTCGCGGAGCGACGCCACTTCGTCCTCGGTGACGCCGTACGCGGGCAGTTCGTCGGTGTGGAAGATGCCGCCAGCGCCGTGGCGCTTCGCGTGGTCGGAGAACTCCGTGCCCAGTCGCCGGTCGTCCTGCAGCTCGCGGCCGACGAGCCCGTCGAAACCGAACAGGGGGACGGCGTGGACCTCGCCACCCGCATCGAGCGCACCCCGAATGACGCCAGAGTCGGTGTCGGCGAACACGTCCGTCACGTCCTGCGTCCCGCCGACGCTCGCGTCTCGCTCGTCCAGCTCGTCGGCGATGCCCAGCAGTTCGACCTGCCGGCGGACCTCCTCCCGCACCAGGTCGTCGATGTCGTCGAGGCTCTGGACGCCTTTCATCTCCACGCGCGCGCCCTCCGCGATGGAGACGTTCACGTCCTGCCGGATGGTCCCCAGCCCGCGCTTGACCTTCCCCGTCGACCGCAGCAACATCCCGATGCGCTCGGCGGCCTCGCGGGCCTGCTCGGGCGACGAGATGTCCGGCTTCGTCCCGATTTCGACCAGCGGGATGCCGAGCCGGTCCAGCGAGTACAGCACGCCGTCCTCGCGGTCCTCGACCCGCTGTGCGGACTCCTCTTCGAGCATCAGGTCCTCGATGCCGACAGGGCCCTCGCTCGTCTCGATAGCGCCGTCCTCGGCGACCAGCGACGACCGCTGGAACCCGCCGGTGTTCGACCCGTCGATGACGACCTTCCGCATCACGTGCGCGCGGTCGACGGCCGTCATGTCCAGCAACTGGGCGATTTCCATCGCGGCCTCCAGCGCCTCCTCGTCCATGCGGTGGGGCGGCTCGTCGTCGTCCTCGACGAGGCAGGTCGAGTCGTACGCGAGGTACTCGAACTCCCGCTCGACCTTGCTCTCCTCCAGCGCCGCCTCGTCTATTTCACCCAGCTCCGAGCGCGTCGGGTGGAGGTACCGCGTGAACGACCGCGTGGACTCCTCGGGCTCCCGGAGGTCGGTCGGGCACGCGCAGAACAGCTTGGTCGCCGTGTCCAGTTGCTGGTGGATTTCCAGCCCGGCGACCAGTCCCAGCTCGTCGTAGTCGAACTCGGTCATTACCCGACCGTGGGACGGCGAACGGTAAAAAACCGTTCAGTCTGCGCTTGTCGGTGTCGCGCCCGCACTCGCGTCGTCGCCGTCGCTGCGCACGCCGACGGCTACGAGCGCGCGGTCGACGAGCCGCTCTGTGAGCGCGTCGGCTTCCCCGTCGTCCCGGTCGATGGCGACAGCCCCACCTCCGGAGAGGGACCGCGAGCCCGCGGTGTCGACGACGACGCTCGTCAGGTCCCAGCGACGCTGGAAGACGGTCTGTTGCTCGATGACGGTCTGGACGCGGTGGTTCGGGACGACCGTGGTCTGCCGCCGCCACCAGCCCTGCTGGGTCACGACGTGGTCGTCGTCGGCGTGGAATCCACGGGTAGCGTGCGCGCGGCGGGCGGCGGGCACCGCCAGTGGCACGAGCGCGAACAGCGCGTACCACGGGAACGCCACGGCGAACCGGCTCACGAGGAAGCCGGCGGCGACGACGGCGAGGCCCGCCAGCGCGTACCGGCGGACGTAGCGCTTGCGGGCGCGCTCCGGCGGCCGCGTCAGGTCGTAGTCGCCGAACGGCTCGACGTCCCGAGCGAGCGCGAGGATGTCTCGGCGGGACGCCAGCGGGACGGCGGCCTCCGACCCGCCGCTCGGGGACTGGCCGGGCGCGTACCCCGCGGTCTCGACCGCCAGCGACGCGAAGCCGTACCGCCGCATCAGGACGTTCTCCTCGACGGAGACGGTCTGGAGCTTCGACAGCGGGATGGTGCCGTCCCGGCGCTCGAAGAGCCCGCGCTCGTACCGGAGGTCGTCGCCCACCCGGCGCAGCCGGAAGCCGTAGAACTGGATGATTCGCAGCACCGCCGACACCAGCCAGATGCCAACCGCGAGCACGAGGATGCCCGCGGCGAGCACGGCGAGCCCGACGTTCGGGATGTCGACGCGCTGCCCGAGACTCGGCACGACGAACGTCGCGAACGCCACGACGCCGGAGAGCAAGCGCGGGTCGAACGAGAGCAGGCCGTACAGCAGGAGGTCGCGGTCCGAGAGTTCGAAGAGGAGTTCGCCGCGCTCCCCGCGGGGCGCGCGCTCCGCGTCGTCGACCGGCACCTCGTTCTCCGCGAGTTCCGCGTCGTCGTCGCGCTCGTCTGTTTCAGGCCGCGAGTCACCGCGCCGCTCTCGGGCGGCGCGGCGCTCCCGGACCTCCTCCTGGAGCCGGCCGGCCTCCTCGCGGCTGACGAACCGCAGGTTCGCCTCCGTGCTGCCGCCGCCCGCAGTCTCGACGTCCACTTCTGCGAGGCCGAGCAGCCGGGCGACCAGCGACCGCGTCACGTCGACGTTCTGGACGCGCCGCAGCGGAATCTCGCGCTCGCGCCGGGAGAACACGCCCGAAGCGATGTCGAGGCTGTCCTCGGTGAGTTCGTACTCGAAGCGCCGGTAGTACGCGAGCTCGTAGCCGACGACGGCGACGACGGCCAGCACCGCGGCGACGACAGCCCCGCCGGTCAGCACGGGGTCGCCCTGCGAGAGCGCAACCCCGCCGATGAGGAACGCCCACGCGAACCCGATGCCGCGGGAGACCGCGCGCACCGGCACCGACAGCGGGTGGAGTCTCATACCGCGTCACCCTCGCCGTCTTCGGGCTCGCTCTCGATGGCGAGGTGCCGCAGCGTCTCCTGCACGTCGTCCGCACGCGCGACTTCGAGGCCGGGAATCGAGACGTCTGCGCCCCGCGAGCCCGCGGTGTAGACGACGACGCGCCCGAGGCCGAGCACGCGCTCGAGAGGGCCGCGCCGGGAGTCGACGTGCTGGACGCGCACGTAGGGGACGGTGGTTCGGACGGTCACGAGCACGCCCCGTTCGATGTAGAGGGTGTCCTCGCGGACGTCGAAGCGCCACGCGCGATACCGCAAGGCGACGTGGAGGGAGCCGAGTGCGGCGACGGCGACGAAGACGCCGGCCGCCGCGACGAGCCGGTTCACGTCGACGTTCAGGGCAGTGACGGCGACCCCCGCGATGCCAGCGAGCACGGCGGCGTACACGGCGACGCGCCACAGCCAGACGACGACAACCCTCCGGTCGAGTCGCTCCATGCCACGGGCTCCGGACTCGCGGTACAAGAAGGTAGGCGGGTGACTGCGGGAACCGCGCTCGGCAGATTACTCGTCGTCGCCGGAGAGGATGCCGCGGTGGGTCATGCGCTCGGGGTCGAGGACGTCTGCGGCCTCGTCGGCGTTGAGGTAGCCCTTCTCCACGACGACTTCCTCGACAGTCTTGCCCTCCTTGAGCGCGGCCTTCGCGACCTCGCTGGCCTTGTCGTAGCCGATGGTGGGGTTGAGCGCGGTGGCGAGGGCCATCGAACGCTGGACCTGTGCCTCACAGGCGTCCTCGTTGGCTTCGAGTTTCGCGACGAACTTCTCGCCGAACGCCTCGCTCGCGTTCGCGAGCATGTCCGCCGACTGCAGGAAGTTGTGCGCGAGGACGGGCTTGTAGAGGTTCAGGTCGATCTGGCCCTCGGCCGCGCCCGCGGAGACGGCGGCGTCGTTGCCGACGACCTGCTTGTGGACCTGGTTGACGGCCTCCGCCACGACCGGGTTGATTTTGCCGGGCATGATCGAGGACCCGGGCTGGTTCTCGGGCTGCTCGATTTCGCCGAGCCCGTTGCGCGGGCCGGACGCAAGCAGGCGGAGGTCGTTCGCAATCTTGTTCAGCGAGCCCGCGATGGTGCGGAGCGCGCCGTGGGCCTCGCTCATGGCGTCGTGGGCGGCCTGCGCCTCGAAGTGGTCGTCGGCCTCGCGGAACTCGACGCCCGTCTCCTCGCTGATGTACGCCGCGGCCTTCTCGGGGAACTCGGGGTGCGTGTTGAGACCGGTGCCGACGGCCGTCCCGCCGAGCGCGAGCTCGGCGAGCCGGGGCTTCACGGACTCGGCGCGCTCGATGCCCTTCTCGACCTGCGTGCGGTAGCCGCCGAACTCCTGGCCGAGGCGGACGGGCGTGGCGTCCTGGAGGTGGGTGCGGCCGGTCTTCACGACGCCGTCGAACTCGTCGGCCTTCGCGTCGAGTTCGTCGCGAAGCGTCTCCAGACCGGGCTTCACGTCCTTCACGAGCGCCTCCAGGCTCGCGACGTGCATCGCGGTTGGGATGACGTCGTTGCTGGACTGGCCGTAGTTGACGTGGTCGTTCGGGTGGACGACGCGGTCGCCGATGTCCTCGCCGAGAATCTCCGCGGCGCGGTTCGCGATGACTTCGTTGGCGTTCATGTTCGAGGACGTCCCGGACCCGGTCTGGAAGACGTCCACGGGGAACTGGTCGTCGTGTTCGCCCGCGATGACCTCGTCGGCCGCCTCGACGATGGCGTCGGCCTTCTCCTCGCCGACGAGGCCGAGGTCGCGGTTCGCCTGTGCGGCGGCCTTCTTCACGACGCCGAGCGCGCGCACGAACCGGCGGCCGAACGCGATGCCGGAGATGGGGAAGTTCTCGACCGCGCGCTGGGTCTGCGCGCCCCAGTAGGCGTCGGCCGGGACCTGCATCTCGCCGAGGCTGTCCTGCTCCGTTCGGTAGTCGTCTGCCATGTTCGAGTGGTCGAAGTGCCGGCGCGTAAAACTCCCGAAACGGCCCCGACGGTCGGACGGGATGCGACGACCATCGCGCCCCCGGAACCACCCTTTACTCGGTTCTGGATTAAATATGAGTAACAATTAAGTGCGCCGCTACGAACCCTCTGAGTAGGTTCTACACAGGCTCACTACAATGACATCCGATAACAACAGCAATCTGACGCGACGACGGTATCTGGAAGCGAGCGGTGCCGCGGGCGCAGTCATCGCGATGGCGGGCTGCATGGGCGGCGGCGGAGACGGGGACTCGACCGACGACGGCGAGGAGTCGTCCGGCTCGGGCGAGCAGGAACTCGAAATCGTACACTGGTGGACCGCGGGCGGTGAAGCCGACGCGCTCGAAGCGCTCATCGACGGGTTCGAGGAGGAGTACCCCGACGTCACCGTCAACAACAACGCCGCACCCGGCGGCGCGGGGAGCGCCCTGGACACCGAGATTCAGAGCCGCGTCCTCAACAACGACCCGCCGAGCACGTTCCAGATCTGGCCCGGGAAGGCACTGGACACGTACACGGAGTCCGAAGTCCTCGAAGACATCGGCGACAGCGTCTGGGACGAGGAGATGCGCGACGCGTACCTCGACGGCGTCAAGCAGCTCTCCCAGCCGGCCGGCGACTTCGTCGCCGTCCCGCTGAACATCCACCGCCTCAACAACCTCTTCTACAACGCCTCCGTCCTCGAGGACGCCGGCGTGGACCCAGCCGCTATCGACTCGCCGTCGGCGCTCCTCGACGCGATGGAGACCATCGACTCGGAGACGGACGCGACCCCGATGGCCCACCAGACGCAGGCCCCGTGGTCGACCATCCAGCTCTGGGAGAGCGTCCTCATCGGCGTCGGCGGCGTCGACGTCTACCAGGACGTCCTCGCCGGGAACGTCTCGGACAACGAAGACGCCGTCCGCGAGTCGCTCCAGCTCGTCGCCGACTACAGCGAGTACTTCAACGACGACGCCGGCTCCGTCGCGTGGGACGAAGCGAACAACGGCGTCATCCAGGGCGAAGCCGCGTTCCTCCATCAGGGCGACTGGGCCGCCGGCCAGTATCAGGCCGCCGACGGCTTCGAGTACGACTCCGACTGGAGCTACGTGCCGTTCCCCGGCACGGACGGCGTCTACCACGTCGTCACGGACTCGTTCGTGATGCCGACCTCGAACCCGTCCCCGGAGGCGACCGAGAAGTGGCTGAGCTACTGTGGGTCCGTCGACGGCCAGGAGCGGTTCAACCCCGTCAAGGGCTCCATCCCGCCCCGCACCGACGTGCCGAACGACGAGTTCGGCCCGTTCCTCACCACGCAGCGTGAGGACTTCGACAACTCCGACGCCCAGCCCCCGTCCATCGCGCACGGGACCGGCGTCACGCCGGAAGTCAAGAGCAACGTCGAGGGCGTGTTCTCGTCGTTCAACGGTAGCTGGAACGTCGACAGCGCGTACAACGGACTCACGAACGCGTTCTAGACGCGAGAAATGGGTTCACGCATTTTTCGGCTGTTCCGCGCGGACGGCGAGCGCGACCCGGACGCCGAGGACGGAGCCGTCCGAACGGACGGCGGCACGGCGACCAGCGACGGTGCCGAGTCGACCGGCGCGCGCTCCCGGGTCGGCCGACTGCTCGAAACCGAGTTCGCGCAGTCACTGCCGTTCTGGCTGCCCGCGACCCTGCTCGTCGGGCTGTTCGTCTACGGCGCTATCGGGTGGAACTTCCTCATCTCGCTGACGGACTGGTCGGGGCTCCGGACGCCCACGTACGAGTCGTTCGACTTCGAGATGTACACGCGGTTCTTCGAGGCCGTCGCACGGGGCGGACTGTTCTCCGGCCCCCAGGAGTACTGGGCG encodes:
- the gatE gene encoding Glu-tRNA(Gln) amidotransferase subunit GatE; the encoded protein is MTEFDYDELGLVAGLEIHQQLDTATKLFCACPTDLREPEESTRSFTRYLHPTRSELGEIDEAALEESKVEREFEYLAYDSTCLVEDDDEPPHRMDEEALEAAMEIAQLLDMTAVDRAHVMRKVVIDGSNTGGFQRSSLVAEDGAIETSEGPVGIEDLMLEEESAQRVEDREDGVLYSLDRLGIPLVEIGTKPDISSPEQAREAAERIGMLLRSTGKVKRGLGTIRQDVNVSIAEGARVEMKGVQSLDDIDDLVREEVRRQVELLGIADELDERDASVGGTQDVTDVFADTDSGVIRGALDAGGEVHAVPLFGFDGLVGRELQDDRRLGTEFSDHAKRHGAGGIFHTDELPAYGVTEDEVASLREAVGAGETDAVAIVADDPETAAQSIEAVAERAETAMAGVPEETRGANDDGTSRYLRPLPGAARMYPETDVPPVDPDPSDVATPELLTEKVERYQDEFGLDAGLAEQVAYGRRWPLFEEQVGAGVDATLAAQTLESTVTELRRDDVPVNQLTDDHFRGVLGLVTEGDLAQEGVPELLGGLAENPDSDPAELAEELGLGSAAEDEVREAVVEVVERNSDQVEAEGMGAFSALMGECMGALRGKADGDLVSEVLREEIQQRA
- a CDS encoding PH domain-containing protein, which codes for MERLDRRVVVVWLWRVAVYAAVLAGIAGVAVTALNVDVNRLVAAAGVFVAVAALGSLHVALRYRAWRFDVREDTLYIERGVLVTVRTTVPYVRVQHVDSRRGPLERVLGLGRVVVYTAGSRGADVSIPGLEVARADDVQETLRHLAIESEPEDGEGDAV
- a CDS encoding MaoC family dehydratase, whose amino-acid sequence is MTDYFEDMSVGEQRSFGSYDVTDEEILAFAEQYDPQWFHTDPERAREESLFGGLAASGWHTTAMTMRMLVDHHFSDAASYGAVGVDELRWPNPTLPGETLSVTVDVLGKTPSESKPDRGTVRTRVTTANEDGDPKLTMEPIVLYARRNPGE
- a CDS encoding Lrp/AsnC family transcriptional regulator, with the translated sequence MDERDVTLLKAIADLGTGSPEALHEETDIPVSTIHYRLNNLREDGVLTNDLYDVDLDAVGLDVTVVLEVLTSYDGSYEDVADEISTIEGVTQTFFTMGETDFVVVARLPDSDEVERLISDFEALDPVDRTNSTFVIDRQKDSQRALESYSLDSLLEALVDE
- a CDS encoding class II fumarate hydratase, with the translated sequence MADDYRTEQDSLGEMQVPADAYWGAQTQRAVENFPISGIAFGRRFVRALGVVKKAAAQANRDLGLVGEEKADAIVEAADEVIAGEHDDQFPVDVFQTGSGTSSNMNANEVIANRAAEILGEDIGDRVVHPNDHVNYGQSSNDVIPTAMHVASLEALVKDVKPGLETLRDELDAKADEFDGVVKTGRTHLQDATPVRLGQEFGGYRTQVEKGIERAESVKPRLAELALGGTAVGTGLNTHPEFPEKAAAYISEETGVEFREADDHFEAQAAHDAMSEAHGALRTIAGSLNKIANDLRLLASGPRNGLGEIEQPENQPGSSIMPGKINPVVAEAVNQVHKQVVGNDAAVSAGAAEGQIDLNLYKPVLAHNFLQSADMLANASEAFGEKFVAKLEANEDACEAQVQRSMALATALNPTIGYDKASEVAKAALKEGKTVEEVVVEKGYLNADEAADVLDPERMTHRGILSGDDE
- a CDS encoding DMT family transporter, translated to MSFHRPSLGTSPTAVLFVLLAAIWGTSFVAIEVGLHEIPALSFAAIRYSIAGAIVLAYAAHTTDRWRPRGRREWFAVSVVGVFVIAIYHGALYLGERHVSGAIAAIVISLAPVLTAGFAAKLSEGASIDGTQAAGLLAGLAGVVVVADPSGANGVHLGGLLLVFLAAASFAFGGVLTSQLPGGGLPIETLEAWGMLVGSLVLWVGASARGESLGAVHWTPTALASLAYLTLVAGAGGFLLYFVLLDRVGATEINLVSYLEPVGAAAAAWLLLGDVVAPRALVGFAVIFAGFALVKHDYVGTVVRDTADEVSR
- a CDS encoding ABC transporter substrate-binding protein: MTSDNNSNLTRRRYLEASGAAGAVIAMAGCMGGGGDGDSTDDGEESSGSGEQELEIVHWWTAGGEADALEALIDGFEEEYPDVTVNNNAAPGGAGSALDTEIQSRVLNNDPPSTFQIWPGKALDTYTESEVLEDIGDSVWDEEMRDAYLDGVKQLSQPAGDFVAVPLNIHRLNNLFYNASVLEDAGVDPAAIDSPSALLDAMETIDSETDATPMAHQTQAPWSTIQLWESVLIGVGGVDVYQDVLAGNVSDNEDAVRESLQLVADYSEYFNDDAGSVAWDEANNGVIQGEAAFLHQGDWAAGQYQAADGFEYDSDWSYVPFPGTDGVYHVVTDSFVMPTSNPSPEATEKWLSYCGSVDGQERFNPVKGSIPPRTDVPNDEFGPFLTTQREDFDNSDAQPPSIAHGTGVTPEVKSNVEGVFSSFNGSWNVDSAYNGLTNAF
- a CDS encoding PH domain-containing protein, which produces MRLHPLSVPVRAVSRGIGFAWAFLIGGVALSQGDPVLTGGAVVAAVLAVVAVVGYELAYYRRFEYELTEDSLDIASGVFSRREREIPLRRVQNVDVTRSLVARLLGLAEVDVETAGGGSTEANLRFVSREEAGRLQEEVRERRAARERRGDSRPETDERDDDAELAENEVPVDDAERAPRGERGELLFELSDRDLLLYGLLSFDPRLLSGVVAFATFVVPSLGQRVDIPNVGLAVLAAGILVLAVGIWLVSAVLRIIQFYGFRLRRVGDDLRYERGLFERRDGTIPLSKLQTVSVEENVLMRRYGFASLAVETAGYAPGQSPSGGSEAAVPLASRRDILALARDVEPFGDYDLTRPPERARKRYVRRYALAGLAVVAAGFLVSRFAVAFPWYALFALVPLAVPAARRAHATRGFHADDDHVVTQQGWWRRQTTVVPNHRVQTVIEQQTVFQRRWDLTSVVVDTAGSRSLSGGGAVAIDRDDGEADALTERLVDRALVAVGVRSDGDDASAGATPTSAD